The following coding sequences lie in one Phragmites australis chromosome 8, lpPhrAust1.1, whole genome shotgun sequence genomic window:
- the LOC133927323 gene encoding putative clathrin assembly protein At5g57200, whose translation MGTASVHKSWRKACGAIKDSATVGLAKVNSGGRERKDLDVAVVKATTHVERPPKERHLAAIFAATSSSRPLADVSYCVHALARRLSKTHNWVVALKTLIVIHLTLRDGDAAFREELLSYRRNGHALQMSNFKDDSSPLAWDCSAWVRTYALYLEERLECFRVLRYDIESERLRPAEGNPKGQSRTRSLGKDDLLDQLPALQQLLFRLVGCQPEGAAFGNYLIQYALALVLKESFKIYCAVNDGIINVVDVFFDMTKLDAIKALDIYRRTGNLAKCLSDFYKLCRGLELARNFQFPVLREPPSAFLGTMEEYIREAPRTAPVPNKAIEYRQLDFVPYQEEEQSPQPMLEAFEEPVAEEVLPEPEEEPQFASEDDDEPEIPITADLLGLHEVIPAAAELEESNALALAIVPPGGSNTSAIGFSEITGSSGWELALVTAQPSSSSNQLTQNKLIGGFDKLLLDSLYEDAARRKQATTDAYGNGHISHQNDPFAMSNGVAPPTSVQMSMMAQQQALLGMPQQFQAQYCAASQFNPFGDEYSALSSQGAPLHGSSSLI comes from the exons ATGGGCACGGCGTCGGTGCACAAGAGCTGGCGCAAGGCGTGCGGCGCCATCAAGGACTCCGCCACCGTCGGGCTCGCCAAGGTGAACAGCGGCGGCCGCGAGCGCAAGGACCTTGATGTCGCGGTGGTCAAGGCCACCACCCACGTCGAGCGACCGCCCAAGGAGCGACACCTCGCCG CGATCTTCGCCGCCACGTCCTCCTCCCGCCCGCTCGCCGACGTCTCCTACTGCGTCCACGCGCTCGCCAGGCGCCTATCCAAGACGCACAACTGGGTG GTTGCTCTGAAGACGCTGATAGTGATCCACCTGACGCTGCGCGACGGCGACGCCGCGTTCAGGGAGGAGCTGCTCAGCTACCGGCGCAACGGCCACGCTCTGCAGATGTCCAACTTCAAGGACGACTCCAGCCCACTAG CATGGGACTGCTCCGCGTGGGTGCGCACGTACGCGCTGTATCTCGAGGAGCGGCTTGAATGTTTCAGAGTTCTGAGATATGATATTGAGTCAGAGCGGTTGAGACCTGCAGAGGGAAACCCCAAG GGTCAAAGTAGAACAAGGAGCTTAGGTAAGGATGATCTCTTAGATCAGTTGCCTGCATTGCAGCAGCTGCTCTTCCGGCTTGTAGGCTGCCAG CCAGAAGGAGCAGCTTTTGGAAACTACCTCATACAGTATGCCTTGGCCCTG GTGTTGAAGGAAAGCTTCAAGATTTACTGTGCAGTCAATGATGGGATCATTAACGTAGTGGATGTG TTTTTTGATATGACAAAACTAGATGCGATCAAAGCTCTGGACATCTATAGAAGAACAGGAAATCTG GCAAAATGTCTTTCTGACTTCTACAAGCTCTGCAGAGGTTTGGAACTAGCAAGGAACTTCCAGTTTCCAGTTCTGAGAGAG CCACCATCAGCGTTTCTAGGAACAATGGAAGAGTACATCAGAGAAGCCCCTAGAACTGCTCCTGTGCCAAATAAGGCCATA GAATATCGGCAGCTAGATTTCGTTCCTTACCAGGAAGAAGAACAATCCCCTCAACCGATGCTCGAGGCGTTTGAAGAACCTGTTGCGGAGGAAGTTCTTCCTGAGCCTGAAGAAGAGCCTCAGTTTGCATCTGAGGATGATGATGAGCCTGAAATTCCTATAACTGCCGATTTACTG GGCCTACATGAAGTGAtccctgctgctgctgaacTTGAAGAGAGCAATGCGCTGGCTCTGGCCATAGTACCACCAG GTGGTTCCAACACATCTGCAATCGGCTTCAGTGAGATAACAGGATCATCAGGTTGGGAGCTAGCTTTGGTCACAGCACagcccagcagcagcagcaatcaACTGACACAGAACAAATTG ATCGGGGGCTTCGACAAGCTGCTGCTTGATAGCTTGTACGAGGATGCCGCAAGGAGGAAGCAGGCAACCACAGATGCCTATGGAAATGGGCACATCTCTCACCAGAACGATCCGTTCGCCATGTCCAACGGTGTCGCGCCACCGACCAGTGTGCAGATGTCGATGATGGCGCAGCAACAAGCATTGTTAGGAATGCCACAGCAATTTCAGGCTCAGTATTGTGCTGCTTCTCAGTTCAATCCTTTTGGTGATGAGTACTCTGCGTTGTCATCCCAGGGTGCCCCTCTCCATGGAAGCAGCAGCTTGATCTGA
- the LOC133927322 gene encoding probable aminodeoxychorismate synthase, chloroplastic, with protein sequence MATLRLPAPPAARWSPLPPSASASARRVRFPRRLAARRAKGEETPEVEEAPPVRTLLIDNYDSYTYNIFQELSVVNGVPPVVVRNDEWMWRDVFNRVYKERAFDNIVISPGPGSPACPGDIGVCLRILCECGDVPILGVCLGHQALGFVHGAKIVHAPEAIHGRLSEIEHDGCYLFNCVPSGRNSGFKVVRYHSLVIEAGSLPDDLISIAWTASPKMLSFLESDRKNVSTSSFMGSLDSFFMANPPECSNNGGQLSNTSSASESDSSRVIMGIRHSSRPHYGVQFHPESVATHYGRQIFQNFKKMTSDFGLHSSWLQERKVNSAEQRVSVPKDLLHTERLELWDPVGARMLANRGSENKYLRLRWKKIDNFLCPTVSSEDIFAVLFGHQNGEDTFWLDSSSVDQNRARFSFMGGKGGSLWKQMTFQLSDQRASCGGTLIVRDPCGSTVKNFIKEGFLEFLNKEIQSIQYNEKDYEGLPFDFHGGFVGYLGYGLKIECDASSNKAKSSTPDACFFFADNAVVVDHSNGDVYILSLHDELLSSSNGDRICRISTHTSWLVETEERLLRLGAMASGLLINGKPLVRSSNVNKQSFVVEKSKDQYVRDVQSCLDYIRDGESYELCLTTQMKRRVDYINALQLYLKLRKQNPAPYAAWLNFSSEDLSICCSSPERFLRLDRNEILEAKPIKGTMARGRTPEEDECLRFQLKYSEKDQAENLMIVDLLRNDLGKVCEPGSVYVPRLMDVESYKTVHTMVSTIRGTKKLNISPVDCVKAAFPGGSMTGAPKVRSMEILDSLENSPRGVYSGSIGFFSYNHTFDLNIVIRTVIVHNGEASVGAGGAIVALSDPEAEYNEMMLKAKAPTKVVEDCSQTIYSSDRSDSMQTTIS encoded by the exons ATGGCCACACTCCGCCTCCCTGCCCCGCCTGCGGCGAGGTGGTCCCCACTGcctccctccgcctccgcctccgcgcggcGGGTCCGTTTCCCTCGCCGTCTCGCGGCGCGGCGGGCAAAGGGTGAGGAGACgccggaggtggaggaggcgccgccggtCAGGACGCTCCTGATCGACAACTATGACAGTTACACCTACAACATCTTCCAGGAGCTCTCTGTCGTCAACGGCG TGCCGCCGGTAGTCGTGCGCAACGACGAGTGGATGTGGAGGGACGTGTTCAACCGGGTGTACAAGGAGAGGGCCTTCGACAACATCGTCATCTCGCCTGGTCCTGGATCTCCGGCGTGCCCCGGCGACATAG GTGTATGTTTGCGGATACTTTGCGAGTGCGGAGATGTACCCATCCTGGGTGTCTGCCTTGGCCATCAG GCCTTGGGATTTGTACATGGTGCTAAGATTGTCCACGCTCCTGAAGCTATACACGGGCGACTTAG TGAAATTGAGCACGATGGATGCTACCTCTTTAATTGTGTCCCATCAGGTAGAAACTCTGGGTTCAAG GTAGTGCGCTATCATTCACTTGTAATAGAAGCAGGCTCTCTACCTGATGATCTTATATCAATCGCATGGACTGCTTCTCCAAAAATGCTCTCTTTCCTTGAAAGTGATAGGAAAAATGTTAGTACTAGTAGCTTCATGGGATCATTGGACAGTTTCTTTATGGCAAATCCTCCAGAGTGTAGTAACAATGGTGGGCAACTATCCAACACAAGCAGTGCTAGTGAGTCAGATAGCAGCAGGGTTATCATGGGCATCAGACACTCTAGCAGGCCTCACTATGGAGTGCAG TTTCATCCAGAGAGTGTTGCTACTCACTATGGAAGACAGATTTTTCAAAACTTCAAGAAGATGACAAGTGATTTTGGATTGCACTCATCATGGCTTCAGGAAAGAAAG GTCAATTCTGCAGAGCAACGTGTTTCTGTCCCGAAGGACTTATTGCATACTGAAAGACTGGAACTATGGGATCCTGTTGGGGCTCGAATGCTTGCAAACAGAGGCAGTGAAAATAAGTATTTGCGGTTGCGATGGAAGAAGATTGATAACTTCCTTTGTCCCACAGTTAGCTCTGAAGACATATTTGCAGTGCTTTTTGGTCATCAAAATGGTGAAGACACGTTTTGGCTGGATAGCTCATCAGTTGATCAG AATAGGGCACGTTTTTCATTCATGGGTGGTAAAGGTGGGTCCCTATGGAAGCAAATGACATTTCAACTCTCCGATCAAAG AGCCAGTTGTGGAGGAACCCTTATTGTCCGAGATCCTTGTGGATCTACTGTGAAAAACTTTATTAAAGAGGGCTTCTTGGAGTTCCTTAACAAG GAGATTCAGTCCATTCAATACAATGAAAAGGATTATGAAGGACTGCCCTTTGACTTCCATGGCGGATTTGTCGGATATCTAGG GTATGGTCTTAAAATTGAATGTGACGCATCATCTAACAAAGCTAAATCAAGTACTCCTGATGCATGCTTCTTCTTTGCTGATAATGCTGTGGTGGTAGATCACAGTAACGGTGATGTATATATTTTATCGTTGCATGATGAATTACTATCTTCAAGTAACGGAGATAGGATCTGCAGAATTTCAACACATACTTCATGGTTAGTGGAGACTGAGGAGAGGCTTCTCAGGCTGGGTGCTATGGCCTCAGGATTGCTGATTAATGGGAAGCCATTAGTTAGATCATCCAATGTGAATAAGCAAAGCTTTGTTGTAGAGAAATCAAAGGACCAATATGTTAGAGATGTTCAGAGTTGCCTGGATTATATCAGAGATGGAGAAAGCTATGAGTTGTGCTTAACTACTCAGATGAAGAGAAGAGTAGACTACATAAATGCACTCCAACTCTACCTTAAATTGAGAAAACAAAATCCTGCCCCTTATGCAGCCTGGCTTAACTTCTCTTCAGAAGACTTGAGTATATGTTGCTCTTCTCCTGAAAGGTTCCTACGACTGGATCGAAATGAAATTCTAGAGGCAAAACCAATCAAAGGTACTATGGCACGTGGCAGAACACCAGAGGAAGATGAATGCCTACGTTTTCAGTTGAAATACAG TGAAAAGGATCAGGCTGAAAACTTGATGATTGTTGACCTCCTAAGAAATGATCTTGGCAAGGTTTGTGAACCTGGGAGTGTGTATGTCCCTCGCCTCATGGATGTAGAATCATATAAAACTGTTCACACCATGGTGAGTACCATCCGTGGAACAAAGAAGTTGAATATAAGCCCTGTTGATTGTGTGAAAGCTGCCTTCCCAGGAGGTTCAATGACCGGGGCCCCAAAAGTTAGATCTATGGAGATTCTTGATTCACTTGAAAACAGTCCAAGAGGTGTCTACTCAGGATCGATTGGGTTCTTTTCATATAACCACACATTCGATCTGAATATTGTGATCCGGACGGTCATCGTGCACAATGGAGAAGCTTCAGTAGGGGCAGGCGGGGCGATTGTAGCATTGTCAGACCCAGAAGCAGAATATAATGAAATGATGCTTAAAGCAAAAGCACCAACAAAGGTGGTTGAAGATTGCAGTCAAACAATTTACAGTTCAGATCGATCAGATTCAATGCAGACAACCATAAGTTAG